The genomic window CGGAATCGACAGTGCCCACGGCAGCCCTGCCACCTTGACCCCGACGAAGGCCGCTGCCAGGCCGCCCAAGAAGAGCTGGCCTTCGGCGCCGATGTTGAACAACCCGGCGCGGAAGCCGTATGCCACGGCGAGTCCGGTGAATATGAGCGGTGTCGCTCGCAGAAGCGTCTCGCCGATCTGCCGCGTGCCGCCGAATGAGCCCTTGAACATCGCCGCGTACGCGGCAACAGGATCCTTGCCGGCCGCAAGCATGAGCAGTGATCCGATGATGACCGCGATAGCCACCGAGATGAACGGCGTCGCGATCGATATCGCCCGCCGAATGCGCTGCTGATCGAGCGCGTTCTTGCGCTCAGCAGCCTCGCGCTCCTGTTCGATCTGTTCGATCGTCTTGTCAGAAGGATCAGGCATCGGTCACCTCGTCCTTCGCCGCCTTCTTCGACCCGCCCGTCATGTGGAACCCAAGCTCCTCCTCGGTGACCGTACCCCCAACGAACTCGATGACGATGGCGCCCTCGTACATGACGAGAATGCGGTCGGACAGCGCCAAGATCTCCTCGAGCTCCATGCTGATGAGCAAGACACCCTTGCCTGCCTCGCGCTCGGCCAGAATGCGGCGATGCACGAACTCGATCGCGCCTACATCCAGACCGCGCGTCGGTTGCGCGGCGATCAGCACATCGGGGTCTCTGCCTAGTTCGCGGGCGAGCACCAACTTCTGCTGGTTTCCGCCGGACAGGTTCGCGGCCGCTATGTGCGCGCTGGGCGTGCGTACGTCGTAGTCGGCGATGCGGCTCTTGGCCTCGGCCTCCATGGCGCGACGGTTGAGAACGCCGAACTTCGAGAACGGTGCACGCCGGTGATCACCCAGCGCCACGTTCTCAACGAGATCGAAGTCGAGCACGAGACCGCGCCGATGACGATCCTCCGGCACGTGGCTGACCCCTGAGGCTATCGTACGACGAGGATCATCGTGAGTGATGTCTTTGCCTTTGAGGGTGACCGTGCCTGAAACCGGACGCCGCAGCCCCATGATCGCCTCGACGAGTTCGCGCTGCCCATTACCGTCGACACCTGCGATGCCCACGATCTCGCCCGCATGCACTGTCAGAGAAAGGTCACGCACGGCGGATAACTTGCGGTCATCCATCACGGACAGGGCGGACACGTCGAGCAGCACATCGCCGGAAACGTGATCCGGCTTCTCCACGCGCAGCACCACGTCGCGACCGACCATCATGCGCGCGAGCGACTCCTCGCTGCACACGCTGGGTGTCGTCTCGCCCACCACGCGTCCCGCTCGCATGACCACGATACGATCGGAGAACGCCATGACTTCGTCGAGCTTGTGGGTGATGATCACGACCGCAAGCCCTTCGCTGACCAGACCGCGAACGATGTTGAAAAGTTCGTGCACCTCCTGCGGCGTGAGCACGGCGGTCGGTTCGTCAAGAATCAGGATCCGGGCGTCGCGGTAGAGTGCCTTGAGTATCTCAACGCGCTGCTGGCGACCGACCGACAGATCCCGGACGCGTGCGTCCGGATCGACCTTGAGCCCATAGCGCTCCGACAGCTCGGTGACGCGACTCCGGGCGGCGTCGCGATCGATGACTCCACCCGTCACGGTGGGCTCAAGTCCCAAAACGATGTTCTCGGTGACCGTGAGTGTTTCCACGAGCATGAAGTGTTGGTGGACCATGCCTATGCGCAACGCGATCGCATCGCGGGGCGCACGCACGCTCACCACCTCGCCGTCGACGAGCATCTCACCCGTATCCGGGGCGAGCAGACCGTAGGCGACGTTCATGAGTGTGGACTTTCCCGCGCCGTTCTCGCCGAGCAGCGCGAGCACTTCGCCGGGCGCAACGTCGATGGAAACATCCTCGTTGGCCAAAACGCCGGGGAAGCGCTTGGTGATGTGCTTGAGTTCAAGAATGGGTTCGCGACGTCCGCTCGGTTGCGGCGCGTCGCAGGTCGGGCTGGGCTCGGCTTCCATGGGCTCTCCCGGCACGAGGCACACCGCGCGACCGGCGGGCGTTGTTCTGGCGAGTGAACGCCCGCCCGCCGGTCGCATCGGCGTGGATCCGTTGAGTCGTTACTTGGTCTCGGGAACCGTAACCGTTCCGGCCTTGATGTCGGCGATCGCCTTGTCGACGGCCTCCTTGACCTCAGCCGGCATCTTCGTCTCCCAATCGTGATACGGGGCAAGGCCCACGCCATCCTCTGCAAGACCGAAGACGCGGTTCTCTCCGCCCTTGAGGACGCCGTCGACAGCTTCCTTGACCGTGAGGAACACGGCGTTGTCGACCCGCTTGATCGCAGAGGTCAGAATCGTGTCACCAATGCCCTCGATGGTGTTGTACTGGTCGGCGTCGACGCCGATGAACAGCGCCTTGTTGTCCTGGCACGCCTTTGCGGTACCAGAGCCCGTGGCTCCCGCAGCGGCGAAGATGATGTCGGCGCCAGACTCGATGAGGGTCTTGCCGGCCTCGAGGCCCTTCTGCTGATCGGTGAACGTGCCGGTGTAGATGGTCTTGATCTCCACGTCGGGCAGTACCGACTTGGCGCCCGCGATGAATCCGGCCTCGAACTTCTGGACGGGCGGGATCTCCATACCGCCGACGAAGCCGATGATCTTCTTGTCGTTGAGGCGATCATCCACGTCCGGCATAGCCGTCAGCTTGCCTGCGACCACACCCGCGAGGTATCCGGCCTCCTGCTCCTTGAAGAGCAGACCGACCACGTTGGCGGAAGGCTCTTCGAAGAAGATATCGATGCCTCCAAAGTTGACGTCTGCGAACTGCGGCGCCACTTTGACAACGGTGTCCGTCATCAGGAACCCGACGGCGAAGATCGGGCTGAAACCGGCCGACGCGAGCTGGTTGATGTTGCTCTCGTAGTCGGTCGGCTCCTTGGACTCGAGGGCCTCGATGGTGACGCCCAGCTCGGCCTTGGCCCTCTCGAGACCCGCGTAGGACAGGTCGTTGAACGAATCGTCGCCCAACCCGCCTATATCGGTGACCATCGCTGCCTTGACGTCGGTCATCGGCTCCTCGGCAACCGGATCCTCGGCCGGCTCCTCAGGCTGGGCACAACCCACCGCAAACGACGCGATGAGCGTGAGAGCCAGCATGAGGGCCAGCAACTTGCTCCACTTCGATATCACAGACATCTCCCTCCCTATACACGGACAACCCCTGCGTATTCATTCTACTGCTATTGGGGCAGGAGTGGCCCACCAACCGGATACGTGACACCCTGACTGCTCAGCGCATGCGCGCACGAGGGTGTGTCGATAGGTATTCTTCCCGAATATGGCGCGTATCCACATGTGTGTAGACCTGAGTCGTCGAGATGTCCGCATGACCGAGCATCTCCTGCAGCGCCCGAAGGTCAGCGCCGCCTTCCAGCATGTGCGTCGCGAAGGAGTGACGCAGGGTGTGTGGGTGCAATCCCTCGAGACCGACTCGCGCGCCGTAGCTGCTCACCATCGTGTGCACGCTCTGCCGCGACATGCGCCTCCCCCGCCGCGAGAGGAACACTGCTGAGTCCACGCCGCTGACACTGCGCGCGGAGCGCAGATGCGCCCTTCCGGTCTGCAGGTACGCCGCAAGGGTCCGCGACGCCATGCCGCAGATCGGCACCAGCCGCTGCTTATCGCCCTTCCCCGTGACACGCACCACCCCGGCATCCAAGTCCACATCCATCATCTCGAGACCCGTCACCTCGCTGGCTCTCAGCCCGCAGCCATAGAGCACCTCCAACAGCGCACGGTCCCGCAACCCCACGGGTCCGTCGGGAAACGACTGCGACAACAAGCGGGCGGCCTCGTCGACCGAGATCACGTCAGGAAGCCGTTCGGGCACCTTGGGCAAGGCCAGCCGCGCCGTCGGGTGGTTCTCGGTGATACCTTCTCGCACAAGGAACTTGTGAAGTCCTTTGAGCGATGCGGCTTTGCGCTCCACCGAGCCCGGCGCAAGACCCCGCTCGCGAAGATGAAGCAGGTAAGCGGTGATGTCTTCGCGCCGGATTGCATCGGGTGAGGTGATGTCGCGGCCTTGCAGAAAACGCGCGTACTCGGCTAAGTCGGCGCGATAAGCGGCTACCGTGTTGGGGCTCGCTCCGCGCTCGACGACGAGGTGTGCCAGGTACTCGCTGATGAGTGTCTCCACGCCACGAGATGATACGCGAAGCGGCCGCCCCTTGAACCGGGACGGCCGCTTCGATCTTTGCTTGGACTACCAGGGTCAGGCGATAAGCCCCTCGAGAGCGACATACTCGAGTCCGTGCGCATCCGCGACCGGCTTGTAGGTGATCTTGCCGTCCAGTACGTTCACGCCCTTCGCCAAAGCGGCGTCGTCGGCAACCGCCTGCTTCCACCCCTTGTTGGCTATGGCCAGTCCGTAGCGCAGGGTCGCGTTGTTGAGCGCAAGGGTCGACGTGTTGGGCACGGCACCGGGCATGTTGGCCACGCCGTAGTGGAGCACGCCGTCGACGAAGTACGTCGGATCGGCATGAGTTGTCGCCTTCGTGGTCTCGATGCAGCCACCTTGGTCCACGGAGACGTCAACAACCACCGAACCGCGCTTCATGTTGGGGAGCATGTCCTTCGTAACGAGCCACGGCGTACGAGCGCCGGGGAGCAGAACGCCGCCGATCACGAGATCTGCGCCGTAGACGGCCTCCTCGACGTTGTGGGCGTTGCTGTACACCGTGCGGACTCGGTTGCCCCACAGCTCATCGATGTAACGCAACCGGTCAAGGTTCACGTCCATGACCGTGACATTGGCACCCATACCGACCGCCATGTACAGCGCGTTGATGCCCACGACCCCCGCGCCCAGGATCACGACGCTTGCCGGGAGCACGCCAGGCACACCACCTATCAGCACGCCGCGTCCACCGCGCGGCTTCTGGAGGTACTCGGCTCCGACCACCGAGGCCATGCGACCCGCGACCTCGGACATAGGCGCCAACAGCGGCAACGTCTTGTTGGGCAACTCGACGGTCTCGTAAGCGATACACACGGCACCCGAGTTGATGAGCCCCTCGGTCTGTGCGAGGTCGGGCGCCAGATGCAGGTACGTGTACAGGATCTGACCCGGGCGCAGGCGGGCGATCTCGACCGCCTGCGGCTCCTTGACCTTCACGATCATGTCGGCGCTGGCGAAGACCTCATCAGCGCTCTCGACGATACGCGCTCCTGCAGCCGCATACTCCGCATCGGGAAATGAGGATCCATCACCCGCCGTCTTCTCAACAAGCACACCATGACCGGCACGAACGAACTCGCGCACGGAACCGGGCGTAAGGCCGACCCGAAACTCGTTGTTCTTGATCTCTTTGGGTACTCCGATGATCACGGCTGACCAGACCTCCTTGACGAACTGCTATCGCGGGGACGTTGTCCATTTACGGAATCTCGCTATTGGGAACGAGATTGTTGCTAAGTGTAACGTCTTGGACGCTGGGCGCAATGCCTCAGAGAGAAATCCTGAGCGCAACGGTTTTATATGCGCAGCGAACTAGGTCGCCGCACGCGCCAACCGCGCCGCAACATCGCCCGAAGCGAACGCCGCAGCGAAGAAGGCGGGGTCATCGGCCAGCACCCGTCCCATGCTGGACACCTGGACGCCGCGCATCGACGGCAGAGATGCGCCGGCAGCGGAATCCACCCGTTCGTGACGCACCCACACTCCCGCCTGCTCCAGGGCAGCGTCTATCACGGCCTTCTGCTCAGCGATGACGTCGGGTACCGGCACCTTCGCAGGAGCAAGCGCGATGCGCGTCAGTGCGGCGATGGAGTGATGGCTGACTCCCCTGTGCCGTTGCCGAGAGTCGGCGAAGGAGACCCGAAGGCAGGCTATCGGCACGCCGTCGAGGGCTGCCACCGCATTGATGGCCTCCCCTTGCGAAACCCCGCCGTGCCCGAAGGGGGTGGCCGTCCCAACGACGCCCGGTCCGATCGCGACGATCAACACGGCGGCGCCACAGATGTGCGCGCCCACAAGCAGCCCGGAGTGTAGGTTGACGGACTCGAGCGTACCGCCGAAGGCCTGGCCACACGTCACCGTGGCATCGATCAGCCCGGCGCTGATACTTGACCGAATCACGTCGGACAGACCGAGTGCCAGTGCAGCATCATCGGTCATGCAGTACACGACAACGGCATCCGGGTCTGCCTGCTTGACTGCAGCGGCGACAAGAGGAACTTGGCTGTGCAGCCCGCAACACACAACGGGAAGGCCTCCGAGTGAATCAGCAGTGCGCAGGCGTTCGTGGTGGGGCGACTCCTGCGCCTCCGCAGCCAGCACGTCGACCTGAAGTGGCGAGTACCGTAGCTTCATGATGTGACCACCTGAGGCGACATCATGTATGACGCCCTCGCCACGACCGGCGCGCGCAACCACGAAATGGGCGCCGCCGGTTCCGAGCCCCAAGTCCATCGCCGTGGTGTTGACCACGACGCGGTCACCCGGCCCGCATGCGCCGGACAACCCCAGGTAGCAGATCGCGTAGCCGACGCTGCCGTCATCCAGCGCCACGGCAAGCCGTTGCATGCCGTCGTGCGCATCCTTGATCGCGCTGATCGTCCCCCAGACCAGTCGCATGGCTCAGTCCTCCCGAGCCATGCGCGCGGCCACCGCCACGCACAGCTCTGTCAGACGCTCCAGGTCGGAGACGGCGAGCGACTCGGCCGTGCCGTGAACGCCCTTCATCCCGCACGACAAGGCGACCGCAGGCACTCCGAGGGCGGCGATGACGTTCGCATCACTCCCGCCCCCGGTCGCGAAGAAGCGGGGAGGTATTCCGACATCGATGCACGCCGCCCGCACGAGCTCCACCGGCCCCTCAGTCTCAGCGAACGTGAACCCCTCGTACTCAACAGTCCACAGGAGTTCGACCTCACCGCCGGCTTCTCGAGCTGCTGAACGGATGATCTGATCCATCGTGCCCTGTAGCGCCTCGGCACGCACCCTGTCAATAGAGCGGCATTCGCCGGTCAACCGGGCCCATCCGGCGATCACGTTGGTTGCCGTTCCCCCCTCGATGGTGCCGACGTTGGCCGTTGACAACTCGTCGACCCTCCCGCTCGGGAGCCTGCACACGGCATCAGCCGCCATGGCAATGGCCGACACGCCCTGCTCAGGCGAGACCCCGGCATGAGCCGCACGGCCTGTGAACTCGGCTGTGAAGGTGATGTGGGTCGGCGCCGCGATGACTATTCCGCCCGGCTCGCCCTCAGCGTCGAGCACGAGGCATACGTCACCCGATACGACTGATGGATCGAGCGCCTTGGCCCCTCGCAGGCCGACCTCCTCCTGTACGGTGAACACGCACTTCAGGGTAGGTCGCGGCTTGCTCGAAGCGGCCATCACGGCAACGCACTCGATGGCCGCAGAGAGGCCCGCCTTGTCATCGGCTCCAAGAACCGTCTGGCTTGCCGACGTGATGATGCCATCCTCGATGATCGGCTCGACCCCATCACACGGTTCCACGCAGTCGAGGTGTGCGCACAGCACGAGGGTTCCGGGTGTGGTGCCTTGAAGCACCGCGATCAGGTTCCCTGTGTCGGACCCTGTGGTGGCGGCTGAGTCATCAAAACGCACGGCGCACCCTGCGGATCTGAGTGCATCTGCGCACAGCGCGGCACAGGCACTCTCGGTGCCGGAAGGGCTGTACGTTCGGCAAAGCTCCAGGAAGGTCGCCAGCAACCGCCCCGCATCGATCGGCGGATGCTCGCCCATGTCAGCCCTCGCGCGAGCGCCGGAACGCCACCGCGGCGCCCACGAAGTCGCGGAACAGTGGTGCGGGCCTCGTGGGCCGGCTCTTGAACTCGGGGTGCCCCTGATTGCCCAGGAACCACGGGTGTCCGGGCAACTCCACCATCTCGACGAGGCGACCATCAGGACTCACGCCGCTCACGATGAGGCCTGCTTCGACGAGCTGGTCACGGTACGCGTTGTTGACCTCATAGCGGTGGCGGTGACGCTCGTAGATGACTTCCTCTCCGTACGCAGCCCATCCCTTGGTATCGGGCGTGACTTTGCACGGGTAGGCTCCAAGCCGCATGGTGCCACCCATGTCAGCCACATCGTGCTGGTCGCGCATCAGGTCGATGACCGGGTGCTCGGTCACCGGATCGAACTCGCTTGAGTTGGCGCCATCAAGACCCGCAACGTGCCGAGCGAACTCGGCCACGGCCACCTGCATGCCCAGGCAGATGCCGAAGTAGGGGACATCGTTCTCGCGGGCGTACCGGGCTGCGCGGATCTTGCCCTCCACACCGCGGATACCGAAACCGCCGGGCACGAGGATGCCGTCGAAGGCGGCAAACGTGGTCGCCACCTCTTCGGGGGTGAGCGACTCAGCGTCCACCCATTCGATCTTCACCTTGTGCTCGTGGTAGATGCCGGCGTGGTCAAGTGCCTCAGTCACCGACAGGTACGCATCCGGCAGTGCCACGTACTTCCCCACGAGGGCGATCCGAACCTCATCGGGCAGCGCGGCTGAGTGCGCCACGAAGGCTTCCCATTCGGCCATGTCAGGCTCGCCCGCGGTCAGCGCGAGGCGATCCATGACCATCGTATCGAGCTTCTGCTCCCGCAACCGCATCGGTACCTCATAGATGCTGCGGGCATCCTGCGCGGACACGACGGCCTCTGGCTCGACGTCGCAGAACAGCGCGATCTTGCGACGGATGCTCACGTCGATGGGACGGTCGCTGCGACATACGATGAAGTCGGGCTGAATACCGATGGAGCGCAGCTCCTTGACTGAGTGCTGCGTCGGCTTGGTCTTGAGCTCGCTCGACGCGGCGATCCACGGGACGAGAGACACGTGGATGTAGCACACGTTGTCGCGACCCTTGTCCTTGCGCATCTGCCGTATCGCCTCCAAGAACGGCAAGGACTCGATGTCGCCGACCGTGCCGCCGACCTCGGTGATGATCACGTCGGGGCGGGTCTGCTCGGAGAGCCTGTTGATGCGCTCCTTGATCTCGTTCGTGACGTGCGGAATGACCTGGACGGTGCCGCCGAGAAAGTCTCCCCGGCGCTCCTTGCCGATGAGGTTCTGATACACGGATCCGGCAGTGACGTTGCAGTCGCGCGACAGCGACTCATCCACGAACCGCTCGTAGTGCCCGAGGTCGAGGTCGGTCTCTCCCCCATCGTCGGTCACGAAGACCTCGCCGTGCTGGAAGGGACTCATCGTGCCGGGATCGACGTTCAGATAGGGATCGAGTTTCTGGATGGTGACTTTGAGGCCACGGGACTTGAGAAGTCGGCCAAGCGAGGCCGCCGTGATGCCCTTTCCCAGCGAACTGACTACTCCACCGGTCACGAAGATGTGCTTGGTCATGTGCTCCTTCTTCTCTCCATCGTCACCAGCGTCTGAAAATCGCAAATACCCTGACTCCGTCGATTCTACTTCGACGATGCGACATCGTCGCCATCGGATTGCCCACTATCGGATTCGAACCTCGTGGACGCGCCTTGAGAGGGCTCGCCACCGCCCAAGCGCCCCAGGCCATCAAGCCACCTCAGCGCAGGGTTGGCCTCGATAACGCGCGAGTAGCTGACGCGCTCGCTCGCTGCATTGGCGACGAACATGAGTGATGCGTAGACGAGCAGTCCCCACACCGGCAGCCCCAGTACGATGAACATCCCCGCCACGGCGCCCATCGGATTGGCCCCCGCATCGCCCAACATCCCGCGCTCACCCAGGTCGCTTCGCCACACTGCGGCAACAGGGCCAAGGAGAAACACCGACAGGGCCAAGCCGTCCACGGCGATATGCCCGGTCGTGCTCCCGAACACGGTCGGTCGGTAGAGGGCCGCCATCACCGTTGACGCCACACCCACCAAGGCGAGCAGTGAGTACGTCTTGAGCGCCCGCCCGGGGCGCAGATCCATGAGGTTCACGAAGTTCGAAGTCAGCGCGATCGCCGCCCCCGCCACGAGCGTGAGAGCGAATCGCACCCCCACTTGCGCAGCGTCAGATACCCGTGTCGTTCCCCACGGCGCGACCTGGGACACGATAGCAGCCGCCACCAGGCACGCCAGTCCGATGCCGACCAGTTTCAGGCCACCGGTCGTCAGGCGCGCCCGACGCATCGCGCCGAGGTGCCCCCGAAACCCGCGTGTCTCACCGGTCCCGAACGCATCGTCGACCATGCCCAGCGCGAACGCGACAAGCGCCAGAGGGCCCGCCAGCGTCAGCACCCGCAGCACGCTCGTATCAGATACTGCGGCTGCGGCAATGCCGCCCACGATGGCTGCGCCGGCCCAGATCAACCACACCACGCCAAGCCCGAGGTGGACCCGCGTGCCGCGGTAGTTCAACGCGGCCGCCTTGGACGCGGTCGCCAGCGCGGGCTCCAGCATGCGCATGAAGAGCCACGGGAGGAGCGCCCCAAGGAGTGCAGCGCCCAGAACCAATGCCGCGGGCGCTGCGGTGCTCACCGTACGTCCGCCCGTTGCGTGTCGGGCCTGCTTGGCGCATCGAGCAGACGCGCGAGCATGAGCCACGCCAAGGCCACGCCGATGTAGAACACCTCGAGCGCAGGCAGGACGATGCCCGAGTCCTCGGTGAAGTACGCCGCAAGGCCCGCGACAAGCGAGACGGTGATGGCATCAGCGAAGTTCGGGTTCTCGGCCAGCGTGTCCGCGAAATCGCCTTGCGGCCGCCACCTCATGAACGCCAAGAACGCCACGACCGCGATGAGGATGTAGGCCCAGCGTGTGTGGGTCAGAACGCGCATGTTGGTTTCCGCCTTGCGCGCCACGATCTTCCATAGCTCGATGACGCCTCCGGAGTCCGCAGACTCCAGCGCGCGCGCGAGGTGCGTCTTCTCGCCACCGCCGAACAGGTCGATGGCGGCGAACGCCCCCACGACCACGATGACGATCAGAGCAATCCAGACCCCGGTCTTGAAGGACACGTGACGCCCGTTCATGAGCACCCAGGCGAGCACGAAGCCCACCGTGCCCCACGCCACCACACCCACGTTGGCCCCGAGGAAGGGTGCCGCACTGACGACGACGATGACTACACCCACAACGGGCAGCCCGAGGCGTTTGAACACGCTCGTCCAACGCTTTCCGGCCCACTCATCGAACAGCATCGCAAGGCCGACTATCGTGGCCCCGAACAGTATCGCCGAGGCCTCATTGCCGATGCCGTAAAAACGAGCCGCCATCAGGGGCGAGTAGCCGAAGATATTGGTGAAGGATGCGGGTGCGCCGAGGAACTGGTCAACCAGAAGCACGAGGCTCGTGAGCAGTGAGAGCGCCGCTACCGGCACCCTCGGCGGGAGGAACTTCAGCGAGATGAGCGACAGCAGCCACAGTGCCGTCGCGGAGGCGAACAATCCGACCAGCACCTCAGCCACGGTTGCGGGCCACGGCATCCAGGCGAACATCAGCCACGACGAGACAGGGATGCACAAGGCGTACAACAGCGCCGCGCCCAGCGCGTACACCCACGCAGTGCGCAACCTCGACGACCACAGCCGCGAGCGCACGATCACCATGCTCGAGAGCAGGAGTACGAGCACCGTGAACATGACGAAGCCGTTCACCACGCCGGGTTTCGCCGCATCGACCGAGACGGCGGTGCGATTCATCCGATCGAGAATCGCGATGCGTGCTTCAAGAGACTCCGGTGCGGCGAGAAGCGTCATCTCGTTGCCCAGAACCTGGACGGGGCGCTCGATTCCAAAGATATCGAGCACCGTCGCGGTCAGATCGAGGTTCGTCACGAATCCGGATCGCTGGGTTGAGCTCGACGTCAGGAACCCGGACCAACCTTCGCCCGACACGACGATGGGACCCAGCCCCTCGAGCCGACCGATACTCGGATCGAGCGTCGACTGTGAGGCGACGATCAAGGTGGCGTCAGGAAAGCGCTCCCCCGCCATCGCGACCACGTGATCGAGGGCCTCTACCGCGTGCTGGCGGTGCCGGGCAGCGATCGCGGTCGTCACCTGTGACTCGAATCTCGCTGCCCGGTACGCGTCGCCCGCATCGAGCACCACCAGCGCGGGTCCGGTGACGTCCATCGAGGCGCTCGCCACATCTTGAAGGGCCCGGTCGAATGCATCGGGGTCGGTCTCGATGCCGAACGGCGCGTTCGGGTCCTCACGGAGCAGCCGCGCGGACACATCTCCCGCAGCGACCAGTCCCTGCTGGTTCATGGCCGCCAATGCGGCCGCACGGACCTTGCGCTGCTCGCCGGTCACGTACCCGACGTCGGAGTTTCCGACCGCCGCCGTAAGACCGCCCGCATCCTCGACGGCTTGGCCGAGTGTGCCGAGGACCACCTCGAACGAACGCTCGGCATTCGCGCGTTGCGTGACGGGCATTCCGAGGAAGACGATCTGGTTGGCCCGCACCTGATAGCCGGTCGTGCGCCGAAACGCCTCGGCCGCGTCACCGACCTCGTAGCGCTCGTTGACGTGGTACGCGGCAGCAGCCTGAAAGTCGGGCACCGACCACGCGCCTGCCGAGATCGTGAGTGCACCCTCTAGGGGCGAAGACGGCTCACCGAGTCTCCTCGCGCGACTGCGCGCGTTGATATCGCCGATCGCCCCCTTGTCCGCGAGTTTCCAGATCGTCGGCGTCGACGTCGGCGTGACATCACTCCACGTGAGGTAGGGAGCAAGCACTATGACGACGCGTTTCGCCTGAGGCTGCGCGGAGGCAGGGGTAGCGCTGAGCCACGCGCAAGAGAGCGCGGCAGCCAGCACTGCTGTCGTGAAGAGGCGTTTCATCGGTGCCTATGGTAGCGGATGCGCGTGATCGGCGCGGTGACGAGCGGTTGACGCCTTCGCGACGCCCGAATCGTGCCATCTGAGCTCAGGTACACTGGTCACGGCCCGCGCGACCTCGCGCGGCACGGTCAGCGCCGACGTACACGGGAGCCATCATCGCCGCGCCCTCGATAGCCCGTTCGACCGCCCTGATGTCAGTCGCGACGCTGCTGTCACGCGTGACGGGTTTCGTGCGCATGTGGGCCATGGCGCTCGCGCTGGGAGCCAGCGGCCTCACGGCCGCCTACGGGGTCGCGAACAACGTCCCCAACATGATCTTCGAACTGGTTGCCGGAGGCATCCTCTCCTCCCTGTTCATCCCGACCTACCTCGAAGTCAAAGCCGCCCGCGGTCCCGAGGAGGCAGGGCGCTTCGCGAGCCGCGTGTTCACGCTCATCGTGCTCGCACTGGGAGTGGTGGCGGTTGCCGGAACGCTCTTCCCGGCGCCGTTCATCTGGACCCAGACCTTCCGCTCAAGCGGCGCTTCTGGCGCTGCCGTTCAAACCGCGGCTGCCTTCTTCTTCACGTTCTTCGCCATCCAGGTGGTCTTCTACGGCGGCGGGATGGTCATTCAGGGGCTGCTCAACGCGGAGCGCAAGTACCTGTGGCCCGCGCTTGGCCCGGTGTTCAACAACCTCGTCGTCATCGCTACGATGCTGGCTGTCTATCGCATGCCGCTCAATCGGACGACGCTCGTCGTTCTCGCCGTCGGCACGACGCTGGGCGTCGTAGCCATGTTCGCCGTCATGATTCCCTCGCTCGTGCGCACCGGCGTGCGCTACACGCCCTCACTCGGGCTGAACGATCCCTATGTGCGAAGGATGCTGGTGCTGGCCGTTCCCACCGTCATCTACGTGGTGACGAACCTGGTAGCGGTCTCGTTTCGCAACGCCAGCGCACTGTCAGTCACCCCGAACGGGC from Coriobacteriia bacterium includes these protein-coding regions:
- a CDS encoding ABC transporter ATP-binding protein, yielding MEAEPSPTCDAPQPSGRREPILELKHITKRFPGVLANEDVSIDVAPGEVLALLGENGAGKSTLMNVAYGLLAPDTGEMLVDGEVVSVRAPRDAIALRIGMVHQHFMLVETLTVTENIVLGLEPTVTGGVIDRDAARSRVTELSERYGLKVDPDARVRDLSVGRQQRVEILKALYRDARILILDEPTAVLTPQEVHELFNIVRGLVSEGLAVVIITHKLDEVMAFSDRIVVMRAGRVVGETTPSVCSEESLARMMVGRDVVLRVEKPDHVSGDVLLDVSALSVMDDRKLSAVRDLSLTVHAGEIVGIAGVDGNGQRELVEAIMGLRRPVSGTVTLKGKDITHDDPRRTIASGVSHVPEDRHRRGLVLDFDLVENVALGDHRRAPFSKFGVLNRRAMEAEAKSRIADYDVRTPSAHIAAANLSGGNQQKLVLARELGRDPDVLIAAQPTRGLDVGAIEFVHRRILAEREAGKGVLLISMELEEILALSDRILVMYEGAIVIEFVGGTVTEEELGFHMTGGSKKAAKDEVTDA
- a CDS encoding BMP family ABC transporter substrate-binding protein, translating into MSVISKWSKLLALMLALTLIASFAVGCAQPEEPAEDPVAEEPMTDVKAAMVTDIGGLGDDSFNDLSYAGLERAKAELGVTIEALESKEPTDYESNINQLASAGFSPIFAVGFLMTDTVVKVAPQFADVNFGGIDIFFEEPSANVVGLLFKEQEAGYLAGVVAGKLTAMPDVDDRLNDKKIIGFVGGMEIPPVQKFEAGFIAGAKSVLPDVEIKTIYTGTFTDQQKGLEAGKTLIESGADIIFAAAGATGSGTAKACQDNKALFIGVDADQYNTIEGIGDTILTSAIKRVDNAVFLTVKEAVDGVLKGGENRVFGLAEDGVGLAPYHDWETKMPAEVKEAVDKAIADIKAGTVTVPETK
- a CDS encoding site-specific tyrosine recombinase, producing METLISEYLAHLVVERGASPNTVAAYRADLAEYARFLQGRDITSPDAIRREDITAYLLHLRERGLAPGSVERKAASLKGLHKFLVREGITENHPTARLALPKVPERLPDVISVDEAARLLSQSFPDGPVGLRDRALLEVLYGCGLRASEVTGLEMMDVDLDAGVVRVTGKGDKQRLVPICGMASRTLAAYLQTGRAHLRSARSVSGVDSAVFLSRRGRRMSRQSVHTMVSSYGARVGLEGLHPHTLRHSFATHMLEGGADLRALQEMLGHADISTTQVYTHVDTRHIREEYLSTHPRARMR
- the ald gene encoding alanine dehydrogenase, whose protein sequence is MIIGVPKEIKNNEFRVGLTPGSVREFVRAGHGVLVEKTAGDGSSFPDAEYAAAGARIVESADEVFASADMIVKVKEPQAVEIARLRPGQILYTYLHLAPDLAQTEGLINSGAVCIAYETVELPNKTLPLLAPMSEVAGRMASVVGAEYLQKPRGGRGVLIGGVPGVLPASVVILGAGVVGINALYMAVGMGANVTVMDVNLDRLRYIDELWGNRVRTVYSNAHNVEEAVYGADLVIGGVLLPGARTPWLVTKDMLPNMKRGSVVVDVSVDQGGCIETTKATTHADPTYFVDGVLHYGVANMPGAVPNTSTLALNNATLRYGLAIANKGWKQAVADDAALAKGVNVLDGKITYKPVADAHGLEYVALEGLIA
- a CDS encoding DUF3866 family protein, whose translation is MRLVWGTISAIKDAHDGMQRLAVALDDGSVGYAICYLGLSGACGPGDRVVVNTTAMDLGLGTGGAHFVVARAGRGEGVIHDVASGGHIMKLRYSPLQVDVLAAEAQESPHHERLRTADSLGGLPVVCCGLHSQVPLVAAAVKQADPDAVVVYCMTDDAALALGLSDVIRSSISAGLIDATVTCGQAFGGTLESVNLHSGLLVGAHICGAAVLIVAIGPGVVGTATPFGHGGVSQGEAINAVAALDGVPIACLRVSFADSRQRHRGVSHHSIAALTRIALAPAKVPVPDVIAEQKAVIDAALEQAGVWVRHERVDSAAGASLPSMRGVQVSSMGRVLADDPAFFAAAFASGDVAARLARAAT